A genomic segment from Spinacia oleracea cultivar Varoflay chromosome 3, BTI_SOV_V1, whole genome shotgun sequence encodes:
- the LOC130470095 gene encoding uncharacterized protein codes for MSSLCWNCRGLGNPRSVAALQRWCAFYGPELLFVSETMINKSAAEMLKHGFGYSSAIGVSSVGKAGGLCLFWNEGSTSFNLISFSQHHISGEVVTDAGAKWCFVGVCGWSDSANKHKTWALICKLCNEYNGLVLVGGDFNEILHYEEKEGGADTERRAIPEFREMMDDCNLRDLGYRGLWYTWERGVSVKTKVRERLDRFVGNSSWCNLNPEAHVEHLVRFKSDHTPIMLSLGSARKKKGKRRKRRGFRFETKWLLDEGCVGVVKQA; via the coding sequence ATGAGTTCCCTTTGTTGGAACTGTCGAGGGTTGGGCAACCCTCGTTCAGTTGCTGCACTCCAGAGATGGTGTGCTTTCTATGGTCCGGAGCTTTTATTTGTCTCCGAAAcgatgataaataaaagtgctGCTGAAATGTTAAAACACGGGTTTGGATACTCTAGTGCAATTGGTGTGAGTAGTGTGGGCAAGGCGGGAGGTCTGTGTTTATTTTGGAACGAGGGATCGACCTCTTTCAATCTCATCTCTTTCTCTCAGCACCACATTAGTGGTGAAGTTGTTACAGATGCAGGGGCTAAATGGTGTTTTGTGGGTGTGTGTGGATGGTCGGACTCAGCAAACAAGCACAAGACATGGGCTTTGATTTGCAAACTGTGTAATGAGTACAATGGTCTAGTTCTTGTTGGTGGTGATTTCAATGAAATTCTTCATTACGAGGAGAAGGAGGGTGGAGCGGACACGGAGAGGAGAGCAATCCCAGAATTCCGTGAGATGATGGATGACTGCAATTTGCGCGATTTGGGTTACAGAGGTTTATGGTACACTTGGGAAAGAGGAGTTTCGGTCAAAACAAAAGTCCGTGAGCGCCTCGACCGATTTGTGGGTAACTCGTCTTGGTGCAATTTAAACCCAGAAGCACATGTGGAGCACCTTGTGAGGTTTAAATCGGACCACACACCAATCATGCTAAGCCTGGGATCAGCTCGCAAAAAGAAGGGGAAGAGGAGGAAAAGGAGAGGCTTTAGATTCGAAACAAAATGGTTGCTTGATGAGGGTTGTGTGGGTGTTGTTAAACAAGCCTGA